A region from the Aegilops tauschii subsp. strangulata cultivar AL8/78 chromosome 5, Aet v6.0, whole genome shotgun sequence genome encodes:
- the LOC109761656 gene encoding uncharacterized protein: MGLVVLKPSAGGTGGSSSSGGQGSEALLLANATDVSHFSFFRRGAAREFIVFVARTVAQRTLPGQRQSVQHEGSTSQWSDVRVHLAFLLKLESLLRQSYTAGLNHTVRRAWLCY, encoded by the exons ATGGGGCTCGTCGTGCTGAAGCCGTCGGCCGGAGGCACCGGGGGCTCCTCCTCCAGCGGCGGGCAGGGCTCCGAGGCGCTCTTGCTGGCCAACGCCACGGACGTCAGCCACTTCAGCTTCTTCCGGCGCGGCGCCGCACGCGAGTTCATCGTCTTCGTCGCCCGCACCGTCGCCCAGCGCACCCTGCCTGGCCAGCGCCAGTCCGTCCAGCACGAAG GTTCCACTTCTCAGTGGAGCGATGTGCGCGTGCACCTGGCATTTCTTCTAAAACTCGAGAGTCTCTTGAGGCAAAGCTACACCGCAGGACTGAACCATACCGTACGCCGGGCATGGTTGTGCTACTAA